Proteins encoded together in one Catellatospora citrea window:
- the rplC gene encoding 50S ribosomal protein L3 gives MDRQVKGILGAKLGMTQVWDNNKVVPVTVVQAGPCVVTQVRTTEKDGYQAVQLAFGAINPRKVSQPKAGHFAKANVAPRRHIVELRTTDADSYELGQEVTVDTFAAGQAIDVTGKTKGKGFAGVMKRHGFHGLKASHGVERKHRSPGSIGACATPGRVFKGVRMAGRMGGVRYTAPGLTVHAVDLENNLLLVKGAIPGPKGALVLVRSAAKTKKKGGASK, from the coding sequence ATGGACAGGCAAGTTAAGGGCATCCTGGGCGCCAAGCTCGGCATGACTCAGGTCTGGGACAACAACAAAGTCGTCCCCGTGACCGTGGTGCAGGCCGGCCCGTGCGTCGTCACCCAGGTTCGTACCACTGAGAAGGACGGCTACCAGGCCGTTCAGCTGGCTTTCGGCGCGATCAACCCGCGCAAGGTGAGCCAGCCCAAGGCGGGCCACTTCGCCAAGGCGAACGTCGCCCCCCGCCGGCACATCGTCGAGCTGCGCACCACTGACGCGGACTCGTACGAGCTCGGCCAGGAGGTCACCGTCGACACGTTCGCGGCCGGACAGGCCATCGACGTGACCGGCAAGACCAAGGGCAAGGGCTTCGCCGGTGTCATGAAGCGCCACGGCTTCCACGGCCTCAAGGCCAGCCACGGCGTCGAGCGCAAGCACCGCTCGCCCGGTTCGATCGGCGCGTGCGCCACGCCGGGTCGCGTGTTCAAGGGTGTCCGCATGGCGGGCCGCATGGGTGGCGTGCGCTACACCGCGCCCGGCCTCACCGTGCACGCCGTGGACCTCGAGAACAACCTGCTGCTCGTGAAGGGCGCCATCCCGGGCCCCAAGGGTGCGCTGGTGCTCGTTCGCAGCGCCGCGAAGACGAAGAAGAAGGGTGGTGCCTCGAAGTGA
- the rplB gene encoding 50S ribosomal protein L2, which translates to MGIRKYKPTTPGRRGSSVADFTEVTRSTPEKSLVVPLPKKGGRNVHGRITTRHQGGGHKRQYRLIDFKRVDKDGVPAKVAHIEYDPNRTARIALLHYVDGEKRYIVAPKDLKQGDPVESGPGADIKPGNNLPLRNIPVGTTVHCVELRPGGGAKLARSAGVGVQLLGREEDYATLRMPSGEIRKVDVRCRATVGEIGNAEQSNINWGKAGRMRWKGKRPTVRGVAMNPVDHPHGGGEGKTSGGRHPVNPAGKPEGRTRRKGQASDKLIVRRRYATRKRG; encoded by the coding sequence ATGGGTATCCGTAAGTACAAGCCGACGACGCCCGGTCGCCGTGGCTCCAGCGTCGCCGACTTCACCGAGGTCACCCGGTCGACGCCGGAGAAGTCGCTCGTCGTTCCGCTGCCGAAGAAGGGCGGTCGTAACGTTCACGGCCGCATCACCACGCGGCACCAGGGCGGCGGCCACAAGCGTCAGTACCGGTTGATCGACTTCAAGCGGGTGGACAAGGACGGCGTGCCGGCCAAGGTCGCGCACATCGAGTACGACCCCAACCGCACCGCGCGCATCGCGCTGCTGCACTACGTTGACGGCGAGAAGCGCTACATCGTCGCGCCGAAGGACCTGAAGCAGGGCGACCCGGTCGAGTCGGGCCCCGGCGCGGACATCAAGCCGGGCAACAACCTGCCGCTGCGCAACATCCCGGTCGGTACGACCGTGCACTGCGTGGAGCTGCGTCCGGGTGGCGGCGCCAAGCTGGCCCGCTCGGCCGGCGTCGGTGTCCAGCTGCTGGGCCGCGAGGAGGACTACGCCACGCTGCGTATGCCTTCTGGTGAGATCCGCAAGGTGGACGTCCGCTGCCGCGCGACGGTCGGCGAGATCGGCAACGCCGAGCAGTCGAACATCAACTGGGGCAAGGCCGGTCGTATGCGGTGGAAGGGCAAGCGCCCGACCGTCCGTGGTGTCGCCATGAACCCGGTCGACCACCCGCACGGTGGTGGTGAGGGTAAGACCTCCGGTGGTCGCCACCCGGTGAACCCGGCTGGTAAGCCCGAGGGTCGTACCCGCCGCAAGGGCCAGGCGAGCGACAAGCTGATCGTCCGCCGCCGCTACGCCACCCGCAAGCGCGGGTAA
- the rpsG gene encoding 30S ribosomal protein S7: MPRKGPAPRRPLAADPVYNSPLVTQLVNKILLAGKRQLAERVVYGALEGCREKTGTDPVVTLKRAMDNVKPTLEVRSRRVGGATYQVPVEVRPVRATTLGLRWLVTYSRARREKTMIERLMNELLDASNGLGAAVKRREDTHKMAESNKAFAHYRW, encoded by the coding sequence ATGCCTCGTAAGGGCCCCGCTCCGCGTCGGCCGCTGGCCGCTGACCCGGTGTACAACTCGCCGCTGGTCACCCAGCTGGTCAACAAGATCCTGCTGGCCGGCAAGCGCCAGCTGGCCGAGCGTGTCGTGTACGGCGCGCTCGAGGGCTGCCGCGAGAAGACCGGCACCGACCCCGTGGTGACGCTCAAGCGCGCCATGGACAACGTCAAGCCGACCCTCGAGGTCCGCAGCCGCCGTGTCGGTGGCGCGACCTACCAGGTGCCGGTCGAGGTCCGTCCGGTCCGCGCGACCACGCTGGGTCTGCGCTGGCTGGTGACGTACTCCCGCGCCCGCCGCGAGAAGACGATGATCGAGCGCCTCATGAACGAGCTGCTCGACGCCAGCAACGGTCTGGGCGCCGCTGTCAAGCGTCGCGAGGACACGCACAAGATGGCCGAGTCCAACAAGGCCTTCGCGCACTACCGCTGGTGA
- the rplD gene encoding 50S ribosomal protein L4: MTTVDVISVEGAKAGSVELPAEIFDVQANISLMHQVVVAQLAAARQGTHKAKSRGEVAGGGKKPYKQKGTGRARQGSIRAPQFAGGGVVHGPVPRDYSQRTPKKMKAAALRGALSDRARNGLLHVVDAFVAGETPSTKAALATIQKVAGDAPRVLAVLGANDEVNWVSLRNLPQVHLIEAGQLNTYDVLVSDAVVFTTEALEEFLGVPAEEGSK; encoded by the coding sequence GTGACCACGGTTGACGTGATCAGCGTTGAGGGCGCCAAGGCCGGCTCGGTCGAGCTGCCCGCTGAAATCTTCGACGTGCAGGCGAACATCTCGCTGATGCACCAGGTCGTGGTGGCCCAGCTGGCCGCCGCGCGCCAGGGCACGCACAAGGCGAAGAGCCGCGGCGAGGTCGCCGGTGGCGGCAAGAAGCCGTACAAGCAGAAGGGCACCGGTCGCGCCCGTCAGGGCTCGATCCGCGCGCCGCAGTTCGCCGGCGGTGGCGTCGTCCACGGCCCGGTGCCGCGTGACTACAGCCAGCGGACCCCGAAGAAGATGAAGGCCGCCGCCCTGCGCGGTGCCCTGTCGGACCGGGCTCGCAACGGCCTGCTGCACGTGGTCGACGCGTTCGTGGCCGGCGAGACGCCGTCGACGAAGGCCGCCCTGGCCACGATCCAGAAGGTCGCGGGCGACGCTCCGCGCGTGCTGGCCGTGCTCGGCGCCAACGACGAGGTCAACTGGGTGAGCCTGCGCAACCTGCCGCAGGTGCACCTGATCGAGGCCGGGCAGCTCAACACGTACGACGTGCTCGTCAGCGACGCGGTGGTCTTCACCACCGAGGCGCTCGAGGAGTTCCTGGGCGTGCCCGCTGAGGAGGGTTCCAAGTGA
- the fusA gene encoding elongation factor G, with product MAAVDAALAKTRNIGIMAHIDAGKTTTTERILFYTGITHKIGEVHEGAAVMDWMEQEQERGITITSAATKCEWKGHTIQIIDTPGHVDFTVEVERSLRVLDGAVAVYDGVAGVEPQTENVWRQADKYNVPRMCFVNKLDRTGADFFRCVDMMITRLNATPLVLQIPIGLEGDHIGVVDLLGMRALTWRGETQKGEDYAIEEIPANLVEQADEWRTKLLETLSEADDAIMESYLEGGEFTVDELKAAIRRATIAGKLNPVVCGSAFKNKGVQPMLDAVVDFLPSPLDVPAIDGTLMDGETPAERHADSSEPFSGLAFKIQTDKHLGKLTYVRVYSGTLDSGTAVINSTKDRKERVGKIYQMHANKREERPQAFAGDIIAVQGLKQTTTGDTLSDPAHPVILESMTFPDPVISVAIEPKTKADQEKLGVAIQKLAEEDPTFRVKLDEETGQTVISGMGELHLEILVDRMKREFNVEANVGKPQVAYRETIRRTVDKLEFTHKKQTGGSGQYASVIIGLSPLPLDAPAQYEFVNAVTGGRIPKEYIPSIDAGAQDAMQYGVLAGYPLVGVKLTLLDGKYHEVDSSEMAFKIAGSMALKEAARKADPAILEPMMAVEVVTPEDNMGDVIGDLNSRRGIIQAMEERSGARVVRALVPLSEMFGYVGDLRSKTQGRASYSMVFDSYAEVPANVAKEIIAKATGE from the coding sequence GTGGCCGCCGTAGACGCCGCCCTCGCCAAGACCCGCAACATCGGCATCATGGCGCACATCGACGCCGGTAAGACCACCACCACCGAGCGGATCCTGTTCTACACCGGTATCACGCACAAGATCGGTGAGGTTCACGAGGGCGCCGCCGTCATGGACTGGATGGAGCAGGAGCAGGAGCGTGGTATCACCATCACCTCCGCTGCCACCAAGTGTGAGTGGAAGGGCCACACGATCCAGATCATCGACACGCCCGGCCACGTCGACTTCACCGTCGAGGTGGAGCGTTCGCTGCGCGTGCTCGACGGCGCCGTCGCGGTCTACGACGGTGTCGCCGGTGTGGAGCCGCAGACCGAGAACGTGTGGCGCCAGGCCGACAAGTACAACGTGCCGCGTATGTGCTTCGTCAACAAGCTGGACCGCACCGGTGCGGACTTCTTCCGCTGCGTCGACATGATGATCACCCGTCTCAACGCCACCCCGCTGGTGCTGCAGATCCCGATCGGTCTCGAGGGCGACCACATCGGTGTCGTGGACCTGCTGGGCATGCGCGCGCTGACCTGGCGCGGCGAGACCCAGAAGGGTGAGGACTACGCGATCGAGGAGATCCCGGCGAACCTCGTCGAGCAGGCCGACGAGTGGCGTACCAAGCTGCTCGAGACCCTGTCCGAGGCCGACGACGCGATCATGGAGAGCTACCTCGAGGGTGGCGAGTTCACCGTCGACGAGCTCAAGGCCGCGATCCGTCGCGCCACGATCGCCGGCAAGCTGAACCCGGTCGTCTGCGGCTCCGCCTTCAAGAACAAGGGCGTGCAGCCGATGCTGGACGCGGTCGTCGACTTCCTGCCGTCGCCGCTGGACGTCCCGGCCATCGACGGCACGCTGATGGACGGGGAGACCCCGGCCGAGCGGCACGCCGACTCGAGCGAGCCGTTCTCCGGCCTGGCGTTCAAGATTCAGACCGACAAGCACCTGGGCAAGCTGACCTACGTGCGCGTCTACTCGGGCACGCTCGACTCGGGCACCGCGGTGATCAACTCGACCAAGGACCGCAAGGAGCGGGTCGGGAAGATCTACCAGATGCACGCCAACAAGCGCGAGGAGCGCCCCCAGGCGTTCGCGGGCGACATCATCGCCGTGCAGGGTCTCAAGCAGACCACCACCGGTGACACGCTGTCCGACCCGGCGCACCCGGTGATCCTGGAGTCGATGACCTTCCCGGACCCGGTCATCTCGGTGGCGATCGAGCCGAAGACGAAGGCCGACCAGGAGAAGCTGGGTGTCGCCATCCAGAAGCTCGCCGAGGAGGACCCGACCTTCCGCGTGAAGCTGGACGAGGAGACCGGTCAGACGGTCATCTCCGGCATGGGCGAGCTCCACCTGGAGATCCTCGTCGACCGCATGAAGCGCGAGTTCAACGTCGAGGCCAACGTCGGCAAGCCGCAGGTGGCGTACCGCGAGACGATCCGCCGCACGGTGGACAAGCTCGAGTTCACCCACAAGAAGCAGACCGGTGGCTCGGGTCAGTACGCGAGCGTCATCATCGGCCTCTCGCCGCTGCCGCTGGACGCCCCGGCGCAGTACGAGTTCGTCAACGCCGTCACCGGTGGCCGCATCCCGAAGGAGTACATCCCTTCGATCGACGCCGGTGCCCAGGACGCGATGCAGTACGGCGTGCTGGCCGGGTACCCGCTGGTCGGTGTCAAGCTGACGCTGCTCGACGGTAAGTACCACGAGGTCGACTCGTCGGAAATGGCGTTCAAGATCGCCGGTTCGATGGCGCTGAAGGAAGCGGCCCGCAAGGCCGACCCGGCGATCCTCGAGCCGATGATGGCAGTCGAGGTCGTCACCCCCGAGGACAACATGGGTGACGTCATCGGCGACCTGAACTCCCGCCGTGGCATCATCCAGGCGATGGAGGAGCGTAGCGGCGCCCGCGTCGTCCGCGCTCTGGTGCCGCTGTCGGAGATGTTCGGCTACGTCGGCGACCTGCGGTCGAAGACGCAGGGCCGGGCAAGCTACAGCATGGTATTCGACTCCTACGCCGAGGTTCCCGCGAACGTGGCGAAGGAGATCATCGCTAAGGCCACCGGAGAGTGA
- the tuf gene encoding elongation factor Tu encodes MAKAKFERTKPHVNIGTIGHIDHGKTTLTAAITKVLHDKFPALNPYTPFDEIDKAPEEKARGITISIAHVEYQTENRHYAHVDCPGHADYIKNMITGAAQMDGAILVVAATDGPMPQTREHVLLARQVGVPYIVVALNKSDMVDDEELLELVELEIRELLSNQEYPGDDLPVVRVSALKALEGDPKWSEALMGLMDAVDSAIPQPEREVDKPFLMPIEDVFTITGRGTVVTGRAERGILKPNEEVEIVGIREKSMKTTCTGIEMFRKLLDEARAGENVGLLLRGIKREDVERGMVVVKPGTTTPHTEFEASVYILSKEEGGRHTPFFQNYRPQFYFRTTDVTGVVTLPEGTEMVMPGDNVEMSVKLIQPIAMEETLRFAIREGGRTVGAGRVTKITK; translated from the coding sequence GTGGCGAAGGCGAAGTTCGAGCGGACTAAGCCGCACGTCAACATCGGCACCATTGGTCACATCGACCACGGTAAGACGACGCTGACGGCGGCCATCACTAAGGTCCTGCACGACAAGTTCCCGGCACTCAACCCGTACACCCCGTTCGACGAGATCGACAAGGCGCCGGAGGAGAAGGCTCGTGGTATCACGATCTCCATCGCGCACGTCGAGTACCAGACGGAGAACCGGCACTACGCGCACGTTGACTGCCCGGGTCACGCTGACTACATCAAGAACATGATCACCGGTGCCGCCCAGATGGACGGCGCCATCCTGGTGGTCGCCGCCACCGACGGCCCGATGCCGCAGACCCGCGAGCACGTGCTGCTGGCTCGCCAGGTCGGCGTGCCCTACATCGTCGTGGCGCTCAACAAGAGCGACATGGTTGACGATGAGGAGCTGCTGGAGCTGGTCGAGCTCGAGATCCGCGAGCTGCTGTCGAACCAGGAGTACCCGGGTGACGACCTGCCGGTCGTGCGGGTCTCCGCGCTGAAGGCGCTCGAGGGCGACCCGAAGTGGTCCGAGGCGCTCATGGGCCTGATGGACGCGGTCGACTCCGCGATCCCGCAGCCCGAGCGTGAGGTCGACAAGCCGTTCCTCATGCCGATCGAGGACGTTTTCACGATCACCGGTCGTGGCACCGTCGTCACCGGTCGCGCCGAGCGTGGCATCCTCAAGCCGAACGAGGAGGTCGAGATCGTCGGTATTCGCGAGAAGTCGATGAAGACCACCTGCACCGGCATCGAGATGTTCCGCAAGCTGCTCGACGAGGCCCGCGCGGGTGAGAACGTCGGTCTGCTGCTGCGTGGCATCAAGCGCGAGGACGTCGAGCGCGGCATGGTCGTGGTCAAGCCCGGCACGACCACCCCGCACACGGAGTTCGAGGCGTCGGTCTACATCCTCTCCAAGGAGGAGGGTGGCCGTCACACCCCGTTCTTCCAGAACTACCGGCCGCAGTTCTACTTCCGCACCACCGACGTCACCGGTGTCGTCACGCTGCCCGAGGGCACCGAGATGGTCATGCCCGGCGACAACGTCGAGATGTCCGTGAAGCTCATCCAGCCGATCGCCATGGAGGAGACCCTCCGCTTCGCGATCCGCGAGGGTGGCCGCACGGTCGGTGCCGGCCGAGTCACCAAGATCACCAAGTGA
- a CDS encoding phage holin family protein: MTYQQPPVPQWPSVPSGQQPPAPQWPVTAPTGPQPPSASAAGQPPSASAAGQPPSASAAGQPVAGPQPVNYPPPVRVEVVPGTPYGLAVLGAPKTASGVAASALVVGAGSILVSLVVWCFGVAGAQQGWGGLVAGAFAALAILLGAAGVLLGWLGIRQIRLAAGNMTGRGVAVAGLVCGAVGLLLAAVGLLTAIVLSAR, encoded by the coding sequence GTGACCTACCAGCAGCCTCCGGTGCCGCAGTGGCCCTCCGTGCCGTCGGGCCAGCAGCCGCCCGCGCCGCAGTGGCCGGTGACGGCCCCGACGGGTCCGCAACCCCCGTCCGCGTCGGCGGCCGGGCAACCCCCGTCCGCGTCGGCGGCCGGGCAACCCCCGTCCGCGTCGGCGGCCGGGCAACCCGTGGCCGGGCCGCAGCCGGTGAACTACCCGCCGCCGGTGCGGGTCGAGGTCGTGCCGGGCACGCCGTACGGGTTGGCGGTGCTGGGCGCGCCGAAGACCGCCTCGGGCGTGGCGGCCAGCGCGCTGGTGGTCGGGGCCGGCTCGATCCTGGTGTCGCTGGTGGTGTGGTGCTTCGGTGTGGCAGGCGCGCAGCAGGGCTGGGGCGGGCTGGTCGCGGGCGCGTTCGCGGCGCTGGCGATCCTGCTCGGTGCGGCGGGTGTGCTGCTCGGCTGGCTCGGGATCCGCCAGATCCGGCTGGCCGCGGGCAACATGACCGGCCGCGGGGTGGCGGTCGCCGGCCTGGTGTGCGGCGCGGTGGGCCTGCTGCTGGCCGCGGTGGGTCTGCTCACCGCGATCGTGTTGAGCGCCCGCTGA
- the rpsL gene encoding 30S ribosomal protein S12: MPTIQQLVRKGRQAKTSKTKTPALKGSPQRRGVCTRVYTTTPKKPNSALRKVARVKLSSQIEVTAYIPGVGHNLQEHSIVLVRGGRVKDLPGVRYKIIRGSLDTQGVRNRKQARSRYGAKLVKEGKK; encoded by the coding sequence GTGCCCACAATCCAGCAGCTGGTCCGCAAGGGCCGCCAGGCGAAGACGAGCAAGACCAAGACGCCGGCGCTGAAGGGGAGCCCCCAGCGGCGCGGTGTGTGCACGCGTGTGTACACCACGACGCCCAAGAAGCCGAACTCGGCACTGCGGAAGGTCGCTCGCGTCAAGCTGAGCAGCCAGATCGAGGTCACCGCGTACATCCCGGGTGTCGGCCACAACCTGCAGGAGCACTCGATCGTGCTCGTCCGCGGCGGCCGTGTGAAGGACCTGCCCGGCGTGCGCTACAAGATCATTCGCGGTTCGCTCGACACCCAGGGTGTCCGCAACCGCAAGCAGGCGCGTAGCCGCTACGGCGCGAAGCTGGTCAAGGAAGGGAAGAAGTAA
- the rpsJ gene encoding 30S ribosomal protein S10: MAGQKIRIRLKAYDHEVVDSSARKIVETVTRTGAQVAGPVPLPTEINRFCVIRSPHKYKDSREHFEMRTHKRLIDIIDPTPKTVDSLMRLDLPAGVDIEIKL; encoded by the coding sequence ATGGCGGGACAGAAGATCCGCATCCGGCTCAAGGCCTACGACCACGAGGTCGTCGATTCCTCGGCACGGAAGATCGTCGAGACGGTGACCCGTACGGGTGCGCAGGTCGCAGGGCCGGTGCCACTGCCCACGGAGATCAACCGTTTCTGCGTGATCCGTTCGCCGCACAAGTACAAGGACTCGCGCGAGCACTTCGAGATGCGCACGCACAAGCGTCTGATCGACATCATCGACCCGACCCCGAAGACGGTCGACTCGCTCATGCGACTCGATCTGCCGGCTGGCGTCGACATCGAGATCAAGCTGTAG
- the rplW gene encoding 50S ribosomal protein L23 translates to MTTIADPRDIIVAPVVSEKSYGELNRNWYTFLVHPDANKTEIKIAIQQIFNVRVLTVNTLNREGKRKRTRTGWGQRKATKRAMVKLAEGDRIEAFGGPVS, encoded by the coding sequence GTGACGACGATTGCCGACCCGCGCGACATCATCGTCGCTCCGGTGGTCTCGGAGAAGAGCTACGGCGAGCTCAACCGCAACTGGTACACCTTCCTGGTGCACCCGGACGCGAACAAGACCGAAATCAAGATCGCTATTCAGCAGATCTTCAATGTTCGGGTGCTGACGGTGAACACGCTCAACCGTGAGGGCAAGCGCAAGCGCACCCGCACCGGCTGGGGTCAGCGCAAGGCGACGAAGCGCGCGATGGTGAAGCTCGCCGAAGGCGACCGCATCGAGGCCTTCGGCGGACCGGTGAGCTGA
- the rpsS gene encoding 30S ribosomal protein S19, protein MPRSLKKGPFIDDHLLKKVEVQNEKGTKNVIKTWSRRSTIIPDMLGHTIAVHDGRKHVPVFVSEAMVGHKLGEFALTRTFKGHEKDDRKSRRR, encoded by the coding sequence ATGCCTCGCAGCCTGAAGAAGGGCCCCTTCATCGACGACCACCTGCTCAAGAAGGTGGAAGTGCAGAACGAAAAGGGCACCAAGAACGTCATCAAGACCTGGTCGCGGCGTTCGACGATCATCCCGGACATGCTGGGCCACACGATCGCCGTGCACGACGGGCGCAAGCACGTCCCGGTGTTCGTGTCGGAGGCGATGGTCGGGCACAAGCTCGGCGAGTTCGCGCTGACCCGCACGTTCAAGGGTCACGAGAAGGACGACCGGAAGAGTCGCCGTCGCTGA